A single genomic interval of Oceanithermus profundus DSM 14977 harbors:
- a CDS encoding tRNA (adenine-N1)-methyltransferase, which translates to MLKPGDWVLLLDPKARRYLVRLKEGGRFGHHVGGVTHEQIMAAGHGGRVRTTKDAWLWVLRPSLEDYVLLMKRGATVTYPKDAAAIVLMLDLAPGERVLEAGSGSGALALFLARAVGPEGEVVSYERRADFLARARENVEAWGVRNVDFRHGDLAEAALEPEGFDGVALDVMEPWKVLSTAVRALKTGRSLVLYLPNITQVVQAVREAEGQPLLLRRVVEVAHRDWDVRPPVAHPHFRQVGHTAFLAQFTKVRTVRGQAQHEEEGAGEPQSGQDEDG; encoded by the coding sequence ATGCTGAAACCCGGCGACTGGGTTCTCCTCCTCGACCCCAAGGCGCGCCGCTACCTGGTGCGCCTGAAGGAGGGGGGCCGTTTCGGCCACCACGTGGGGGGCGTGACCCACGAGCAGATCATGGCCGCCGGCCACGGAGGTCGTGTGCGCACCACCAAGGACGCCTGGCTGTGGGTGCTCAGGCCCAGCCTGGAGGACTACGTCCTGCTGATGAAGCGCGGCGCGACCGTGACCTACCCCAAGGACGCGGCGGCGATCGTGCTGATGCTCGACCTGGCGCCGGGGGAGCGGGTGCTCGAGGCGGGAAGCGGCTCCGGCGCGCTCGCCCTCTTCCTGGCCCGGGCCGTGGGGCCCGAGGGGGAGGTGGTGAGCTACGAGCGCCGCGCCGACTTCCTGGCCCGCGCCCGCGAGAACGTGGAGGCCTGGGGGGTCCGCAACGTCGACTTCCGCCACGGCGACCTCGCCGAGGCCGCGCTCGAGCCCGAGGGCTTCGACGGCGTGGCCCTGGACGTGATGGAGCCCTGGAAGGTCCTGTCCACGGCGGTGCGCGCGCTCAAGACCGGGCGGTCGCTGGTGCTCTACCTGCCCAACATCACCCAGGTCGTGCAGGCGGTTCGCGAGGCCGAAGGGCAGCCCCTCCTCCTCCGGCGCGTCGTCGAGGTGGCCCACCGCGACTGGGACGTCCGTCCGCCGGTCGCCCACCCTCACTTCCGCCAGGTGGGGCACACGGCGTTTCTAGCCCAGTTCACCAAGGTCCGGACGGTCCGGGGGCAGGCGCAGCACGAAGAAGAGGGCGCCGGCGAGCCCCAGAGCGGTCAGGACGAAGACGGCTGA
- a CDS encoding response regulator transcription factor: MRLLIADDHPLFRIGLRAALEKEGFSVVAEAGDGDEAVRLVETHQPEVVILDIRMPRMDGIEACAALRQKGYSGLVVMLTTFTEAAIQNKAASAGANAYYSKEVSPAELARRILRLTQNPEDSSFTPPPVPSLTPREREVLDLLARGLTAREMGDILGLKPDTVRDYLKRLYGKLDAGNRIEALEQARRLGFLDSP; the protein is encoded by the coding sequence ATGAGACTGCTGATCGCCGACGATCACCCGCTTTTCCGCATCGGCCTGCGGGCCGCCCTCGAAAAGGAAGGGTTCAGCGTCGTGGCCGAGGCCGGAGACGGGGACGAGGCGGTCCGGCTGGTGGAGACCCACCAGCCCGAAGTCGTGATCCTCGACATCCGCATGCCGCGCATGGACGGCATCGAGGCCTGCGCCGCGCTGCGCCAGAAGGGTTATTCCGGCCTCGTGGTCATGCTGACCACCTTCACCGAGGCGGCGATCCAGAACAAGGCCGCCTCCGCGGGGGCCAACGCCTACTATTCCAAGGAGGTCAGCCCCGCCGAGCTGGCCCGCCGCATCCTGCGGCTCACGCAAAACCCCGAGGACTCCTCGTTCACCCCGCCGCCGGTGCCGAGCCTGACCCCGCGGGAGCGCGAGGTGCTCGACCTGCTGGCGCGGGGGCTGACGGCGCGCGAGATGGGCGACATCCTGGGCCTCAAGCCCGACACCGTGCGCGACTACCTCAAGCGGCTCTACGGCAAGCTCGACGCGGGCAACCGCATCGAGGCGCTCGAGCAGGCGCGGCGGCTGGGTTTTCTCGATTCACCCTAA
- a CDS encoding cyclic-di-AMP receptor — protein sequence MKLVIAVVQDADAPALTRALGEAGLTSTKLASTGGFLREGNTTLLIGVDDAQLEQVKQIIRDTCRTRTRLITPGLPMAETPEAMVGQPVEVQVGGAVVFVLDVAEFHKL from the coding sequence ATGAAACTCGTGATCGCCGTGGTTCAAGATGCCGACGCGCCGGCGCTGACCCGTGCGTTGGGTGAAGCCGGCCTGACCTCCACCAAGCTGGCCTCCACCGGAGGCTTCCTGCGTGAGGGCAACACCACCCTGCTCATCGGCGTGGACGACGCGCAGCTGGAGCAGGTCAAGCAGATCATCCGCGACACCTGCCGCACCCGCACCCGACTGATCACGCCGGGTCTGCCCATGGCCGAAACCCCGGAGGCCATGGTGGGCCAGCCCGTCGAGGTCCAGGTGGGCGGGGCGGTGGTCTTCGTGCTGGACGTTGCCGAGTTTCACAAACTCTAG
- a CDS encoding ABC transporter ATP-binding protein — MAKVKLNNVWKRFGKVVAVKEFDLETEDGEFVVFVGPSGCGKTTTLRMIAGLEEVSEGEIYIGDRMVNDVPPKDRDIAMVFQNYALYPHMNVYDNMAFGLRLRKVPRNEIERRVHEAAKILKIEHLLKRKPRELSGGQRQRVAMGRAIVREPKVFLMDEPLSNLDAKLRVEMRAEISKLQQRLGVTTIYVTHDQIEAMTLGHRIVVMKDGEIQQVDSPLNLYNLPANKFVAGFIGSPAMNFIRTAVEAENGKIAFVHKNFRLVVEGPFAEELKPYVGKEVWLGIRPEDIKLRSEATPGEHTVIRGIVDVVEPLGAETEIHVRLEDVKITARIQGYEPLKPEQTVELEVDTAMLHAFDVETEKAIAHALAFVE, encoded by the coding sequence ATGGCCAAGGTCAAGCTGAACAACGTATGGAAACGCTTCGGTAAAGTGGTGGCGGTCAAGGAGTTCGACCTGGAGACCGAGGACGGCGAGTTCGTGGTCTTCGTCGGGCCCTCCGGCTGCGGCAAGACGACGACGTTGCGCATGATCGCGGGCCTCGAGGAGGTCAGCGAGGGCGAGATCTACATCGGCGACCGCATGGTCAACGACGTCCCCCCAAAGGACCGCGACATCGCCATGGTCTTCCAGAACTACGCCCTCTACCCGCACATGAACGTCTACGACAACATGGCCTTCGGCCTGCGCCTGCGCAAGGTGCCGCGAAACGAAATCGAGCGCCGGGTCCACGAGGCGGCCAAGATCCTCAAGATCGAACACCTGCTCAAGCGCAAGCCCCGCGAGCTCTCGGGCGGGCAGCGCCAGCGCGTGGCCATGGGGCGCGCCATCGTGCGCGAGCCCAAGGTCTTCCTGATGGACGAGCCGCTCTCCAACCTCGACGCCAAGCTGCGCGTGGAGATGCGCGCCGAGATCAGCAAGCTGCAGCAGCGGCTGGGCGTGACCACGATCTACGTCACCCACGACCAGATCGAGGCCATGACCCTGGGCCACCGCATCGTCGTCATGAAGGACGGCGAGATCCAGCAAGTGGACAGCCCCCTGAACCTCTACAACCTGCCCGCCAACAAGTTCGTGGCGGGCTTCATCGGCAGCCCCGCGATGAACTTCATCCGCACCGCGGTCGAGGCCGAGAACGGCAAGATCGCCTTCGTGCACAAGAACTTCCGCCTCGTCGTCGAGGGGCCGTTCGCCGAAGAGCTGAAGCCCTACGTGGGCAAGGAGGTCTGGCTGGGCATCCGCCCCGAGGACATCAAGCTGCGTTCGGAAGCCACCCCCGGCGAGCACACCGTCATCCGCGGCATCGTCGACGTGGTGGAGCCCCTGGGCGCGGAGACCGAAATCCACGTGCGCCTGGAGGACGTCAAGATCACCGCGCGCATCCAGGGGTACGAACCCCTGAAGCCGGAACAGACGGTCGAGCTGGAGGTCGACACCGCGATGCTTCACGCCTTCGACGTGGAAACCGAGAAGGCCATCGCCCACGCCCTGGCCTTCGTGGAATAG
- a CDS encoding sensor histidine kinase, giving the protein MRGYAPSLKFWLTLTIGTLAFLPNLIVIFVLSRSSPELLAQQNVRIAVWLLSVGFFATAIGYLLANRLLAPLDELTRSLRYLKVSSRTLADLSLPPPKTPLPQEVATLREQFETLIQHLRGLTESREAVFATLAHDLKTPLIAAVRATSYLIDADEISREQRIQMLRQLQEEFDRTYRLVENLLTASKLETTRPQLELVNIGAMLDDLRLRYLKDAAKRGIAIEVTGSGETRADRMMLERAGANLIENALRHARSRIILRAGPGFFEVEDDGPGLPAPLESLSQPFHSKKLKGVRSGSSGLGLYIARQVAELHKGVFRSCQGTLGGACIRLEANDRRLSTYTLL; this is encoded by the coding sequence ATGCGGGGGTACGCGCCGAGCCTCAAGTTCTGGCTCACCCTGACGATCGGAACGCTCGCGTTCCTGCCCAACCTGATCGTGATCTTCGTGCTGAGCCGCAGCTCGCCCGAGCTGCTGGCTCAGCAGAACGTTCGCATCGCGGTCTGGCTGCTCTCGGTTGGCTTCTTCGCCACCGCGATCGGCTACCTGCTGGCGAACCGGCTCCTGGCGCCGCTGGACGAGCTGACGCGCTCGCTGCGCTACCTCAAGGTCAGCTCGCGCACCCTGGCCGACCTCAGCCTGCCCCCGCCCAAGACCCCCCTCCCGCAGGAGGTGGCCACCCTGCGCGAGCAGTTCGAGACCCTGATCCAACACCTGCGCGGCCTTACCGAGAGCCGCGAGGCCGTCTTCGCCACGCTGGCGCACGACCTCAAGACGCCGCTCATCGCCGCGGTGCGCGCGACCTCCTACCTGATCGACGCCGACGAGATCTCGCGCGAGCAGCGCATCCAGATGCTGCGCCAGCTGCAGGAGGAGTTCGACCGCACCTACCGGCTGGTGGAAAACCTGCTCACCGCGAGCAAGCTCGAGACCACGCGCCCCCAGCTCGAGCTCGTGAACATCGGCGCCATGCTCGACGACCTGCGGCTGCGTTACCTCAAGGACGCCGCCAAACGCGGGATCGCCATCGAGGTGACGGGCTCCGGCGAGACGCGGGCCGACCGGATGATGCTCGAGCGCGCCGGCGCCAACCTCATCGAAAACGCGCTGCGCCACGCCCGCAGCCGCATCATCCTGCGGGCGGGCCCGGGATTCTTCGAGGTGGAGGACGACGGCCCGGGGCTGCCGGCCCCGCTCGAGTCGCTCTCCCAGCCCTTCCACAGCAAGAAGCTCAAGGGGGTGCGCTCGGGCAGTTCGGGCCTCGGCCTCTACATCGCCCGCCAGGTCGCCGAGCTGCACAAGGGCGTCTTCCGCAGCTGCCAGGGAACGCTGGGCGGCGCCTGCATCCGCCTCGAAGCCAACGACCGCCGCCTCTCGACCTACACCTTGCTATGA
- a CDS encoding DsbA family protein yields the protein MNPRILFAAAALSLSLASAQIAGDPAAFKAALGLSGASDAFRYGGAEVRIETLADLLYKVHYEGALEDYATAGDVIGAAIGDAGIKGPFVDWMKQNGAGIAARNEPVSVGLGDGYTLTFRPGDALAFVVAPIEVPPTAFGEPRHVLGSGPVTIREYSDFECPACQALFNRALAQIKARYVETGRARFEYRHFPLFEIHKQAVPAAEASECAAAQGAFWTYHDALFEEDVGNYVGLAKQLDLDVGRFAECVANRTYRDVVEAHRAEADRLGLRGTPSVFVGPFLLPNPFDVGSYDRYLRMAAAQAER from the coding sequence ATGAACCCAAGAATCCTGTTTGCGGCCGCGGCGCTGTCCCTGTCGCTGGCCTCGGCCCAGATCGCCGGCGACCCGGCGGCCTTCAAAGCGGCGCTCGGCTTGTCGGGCGCGTCGGACGCCTTTCGCTACGGCGGCGCGGAGGTGCGGATCGAGACCCTCGCCGACCTGCTCTACAAGGTCCACTACGAAGGCGCACTCGAGGACTACGCCACCGCGGGCGACGTCATCGGGGCGGCCATCGGGGACGCCGGCATCAAGGGCCCCTTCGTCGACTGGATGAAGCAGAACGGCGCCGGAATCGCCGCCCGGAACGAACCCGTGAGCGTGGGCCTGGGGGACGGCTACACCCTGACCTTCCGACCCGGGGACGCGCTGGCCTTCGTCGTCGCGCCCATCGAGGTTCCGCCGACGGCGTTCGGTGAACCGCGGCACGTCCTGGGCAGCGGCCCGGTGACGATCCGCGAATACTCCGACTTCGAGTGCCCCGCCTGCCAGGCGCTGTTCAACCGCGCCCTGGCGCAGATCAAGGCCCGCTACGTCGAGACCGGCCGGGCCCGGTTCGAATACCGCCACTTCCCCCTCTTCGAGATCCACAAGCAAGCCGTGCCCGCGGCCGAAGCCAGCGAGTGCGCCGCCGCGCAGGGGGCGTTCTGGACCTACCACGACGCGCTCTTCGAAGAGGACGTGGGCAACTACGTGGGCCTGGCGAAGCAGCTCGACCTCGACGTGGGCCGCTTCGCCGAATGCGTCGCCAACCGCACCTACCGGGACGTCGTCGAGGCGCACCGCGCCGAGGCCGACCGTCTCGGGCTGCGCGGAACCCCCAGCGTCTTCGTGGGCCCCTTCCTGCTCCCCAACCCCTTCGACGTAGGCAGCTACGACCGCTACCTGCGGATGGCCGCCGCCCAAGCCGAGCGTTGA
- the trmFO gene encoding methylenetetrahydrofolate--tRNA-(uracil(54)-C(5))-methyltransferase (FADH(2)-oxidizing) TrmFO, which yields MTERVHIIGAGLAGSEAAMALAERGVPVRLYEMRPRKTTPAHSTDRFAELVCSNSLGGEARTNAKGLLQAELRAAGSLVMAAAEAARLPAGGALAVDREVFSGFITERIEAHPRIEVVRAEVAELPRERPLILATGPLTSDALAEDLRARLGEPFLSFYDAAAPVVLGESIDMEVCYRAGRYGQDADYINCPMTEEEYRRFYRAIAEARRHTPHDWEQLEFFEGCMPIEELARRGYQTPLFGPLKPVGLLDPRTGERPFAVVQLRQEDREGRMWSLVGFQTGLKWGDQKQVVRLIPGLEQAEIVRYGVMHRNTYLNAPRVLSERLELKKLPGVFVAGVLAGVEGYLESAATGWLAALQAGALARGRAAPGPPPPESMLGGLVRFLAGANPNDFQPMNANWGLVPGLPGRMPKREKRARMFERGLQAFTVWLARVDVSAR from the coding sequence GTGACGGAGCGCGTCCACATCATCGGCGCCGGCCTCGCGGGCTCCGAGGCGGCCATGGCCCTGGCCGAGCGCGGGGTGCCGGTGCGGCTGTACGAAATGCGCCCGCGGAAGACGACCCCGGCGCATTCGACCGACCGGTTCGCCGAGCTCGTTTGTTCGAACTCCCTCGGGGGCGAGGCGCGCACGAACGCCAAGGGGCTGTTGCAGGCCGAGCTGCGCGCGGCCGGCTCGCTGGTCATGGCGGCGGCCGAGGCGGCGCGGCTGCCCGCGGGGGGTGCGCTGGCCGTGGACCGCGAGGTCTTCAGCGGCTTCATCACCGAGCGCATCGAGGCGCATCCGCGCATCGAGGTGGTACGCGCGGAGGTGGCCGAGCTTCCCCGGGAGCGTCCGCTGATCCTGGCCACCGGACCGCTCACCTCCGACGCCCTGGCCGAGGACCTGCGGGCGCGGTTGGGCGAACCCTTCCTTAGCTTTTACGACGCCGCGGCGCCGGTGGTGCTGGGCGAGAGCATCGACATGGAGGTCTGCTACCGCGCGGGCCGGTACGGCCAGGACGCCGACTACATCAACTGCCCGATGACCGAGGAAGAGTACCGCCGCTTTTACCGGGCCATCGCCGAGGCGCGGCGGCACACGCCCCACGATTGGGAGCAGCTCGAGTTCTTCGAGGGCTGCATGCCCATCGAGGAGCTGGCGCGCCGCGGCTACCAGACGCCGCTCTTCGGGCCGCTGAAGCCGGTGGGGCTGCTCGACCCGCGCACCGGCGAGCGGCCGTTCGCGGTGGTGCAGCTGCGCCAGGAGGACCGCGAGGGGCGGATGTGGAGCCTCGTGGGGTTCCAGACCGGCCTCAAGTGGGGGGACCAGAAACAGGTCGTGCGCCTGATCCCGGGGCTCGAGCAGGCCGAGATCGTGCGCTACGGGGTGATGCACCGCAACACCTACCTGAACGCCCCCCGGGTCCTGAGCGAGCGGCTCGAGCTGAAAAAGCTCCCGGGCGTCTTCGTCGCGGGGGTGCTCGCGGGCGTGGAGGGCTACCTGGAATCGGCGGCCACCGGCTGGCTGGCGGCGTTGCAGGCGGGCGCGCTGGCGCGCGGCCGGGCCGCGCCCGGCCCGCCCCCGCCCGAGAGCATGCTCGGCGGGCTGGTGCGCTTCCTGGCGGGCGCCAACCCGAACGACTTCCAGCCGATGAACGCCAACTGGGGGCTGGTGCCCGGCCTGCCCGGGCGGATGCCCAAGCGGGAAAAGCGCGCGCGCATGTTCGAGCGGGGGCTGCAGGCGTTCACGGTCTGGCTCGCCCGCGTCGACGTGAGCGCGCGGTGA
- the hslV gene encoding ATP-dependent protease subunit HslV, with protein sequence MEPMHGTTILAVHKDGETAIAGDGQVTFGDTVMKQGAVKVRKLEDDVLVGFAGAVADALTLLEKFEEQLEIAKGSLKRAAVETVKLWRTDRILRQLEAMLIVADAREILLLSGTGEVIAPDEPLVAVGSGAPYALSAAKALYRETRLGAAEIAEKALGIAAEIDLYTNGNATVLRVGGGA encoded by the coding sequence ATGGAACCCATGCACGGCACCACCATCCTGGCCGTTCACAAGGACGGCGAAACCGCCATCGCCGGGGACGGACAGGTCACCTTCGGCGACACCGTCATGAAGCAGGGGGCCGTGAAGGTGCGCAAGCTCGAGGACGACGTGCTGGTCGGATTCGCCGGAGCGGTGGCCGACGCGCTGACGCTGCTCGAGAAGTTCGAGGAGCAGCTCGAGATCGCCAAGGGCTCGCTCAAGCGCGCCGCGGTCGAGACCGTCAAGCTCTGGCGCACCGACCGCATACTGCGTCAGCTGGAGGCGATGCTGATCGTTGCCGACGCCCGCGAGATCCTGCTGCTCTCGGGGACGGGCGAGGTGATCGCCCCCGACGAGCCCCTCGTCGCCGTCGGTTCCGGCGCGCCTTACGCGCTCTCGGCGGCCAAGGCGCTCTACCGGGAGACGCGGCTGGGCGCGGCCGAGATCGCCGAAAAGGCCCTGGGCATCGCCGCCGAGATCGACCTCTACACCAACGGCAACGCCACGGTGTTGCGGGTAGGGGGTGGCGCGTGA
- a CDS encoding ATP-dependent protease ATPase subunit HslU, translating into MTELTPREIVAELDKYVIGQQEAKKAVAVALRNRYRRQKLPPELRREVSPKNILMIGPTGVGKTEIARRLARLSGAPFLKVEATKFTEVGYVGRDVDSIVRDLAEVAYQLVMREKTEQVAAVAARLASSQIAQMLNVPHEDVSAGLYDHEYVEVEVPEEPKLPFMGMLGGMEGQMQGLQDMLSGLLPKRPVRKRMRVVEAREVLKNQEAERLVDKEEVSQEAVRRAQEDGIVFLDEIDKIAGSSAVQGPDVSGEGVQRDLLPIVEGTVVNTRLGPISTEHVLFIGAGAFNVAKPSDLIPELQGRFPIRVELAELTAEDFERILRHTENSLIKQYTELLATDGTELVFADEAIRAVADFAYRANRELEDIGARRLATVLEYLLEEVSFQVELGRVEITKEYVEERLASVLESEDLSRYIL; encoded by the coding sequence GTGACCGAACTGACGCCCCGCGAGATCGTCGCCGAGCTCGACAAGTACGTGATCGGTCAGCAGGAGGCCAAGAAGGCCGTGGCCGTCGCCCTGCGCAACCGTTACCGGCGGCAGAAGCTCCCGCCCGAACTGCGCCGCGAGGTGAGCCCCAAGAACATCCTGATGATCGGCCCTACGGGCGTGGGCAAGACCGAGATCGCCCGCCGCTTGGCGCGGCTCTCGGGCGCGCCCTTCCTCAAGGTGGAGGCCACCAAGTTCACCGAGGTGGGCTACGTGGGTCGCGACGTGGACTCGATCGTCCGCGACCTCGCGGAGGTGGCCTACCAGCTCGTCATGCGCGAGAAGACCGAGCAGGTCGCGGCGGTGGCGGCGCGCCTCGCCAGCAGCCAGATCGCGCAGATGCTGAACGTTCCCCACGAGGACGTCAGCGCCGGCCTCTACGACCACGAGTACGTCGAGGTCGAGGTGCCCGAGGAGCCCAAGCTGCCCTTCATGGGGATGCTCGGCGGCATGGAGGGGCAGATGCAGGGCCTCCAGGACATGCTTTCGGGCCTGCTGCCCAAACGCCCGGTGCGCAAGCGCATGCGCGTGGTGGAGGCCCGCGAGGTGCTCAAGAACCAGGAGGCCGAGCGCCTGGTGGACAAGGAGGAGGTCAGCCAGGAGGCGGTGCGCCGCGCCCAGGAGGACGGCATCGTCTTCCTCGACGAGATCGACAAGATCGCCGGCTCGTCGGCCGTCCAGGGCCCCGACGTCTCCGGCGAGGGGGTGCAGCGCGACCTGCTGCCCATCGTCGAGGGTACGGTGGTCAACACCCGCCTCGGCCCCATCTCCACCGAGCACGTGCTCTTCATCGGCGCCGGGGCGTTCAACGTCGCCAAACCCAGCGACCTGATCCCCGAGCTGCAGGGGCGCTTTCCGATCCGCGTCGAACTCGCCGAGCTCACGGCCGAGGACTTCGAGCGCATCCTGCGCCACACCGAAAACTCGCTCATCAAGCAGTACACCGAGCTGCTGGCCACCGACGGCACCGAGCTGGTCTTCGCCGACGAAGCCATCCGGGCCGTGGCCGACTTCGCCTACCGCGCCAACCGCGAGCTCGAGGACATCGGCGCGCGCCGGCTCGCGACCGTGCTCGAATACCTGCTCGAAGAGGTGAGCTTCCAGGTCGAGCTCGGCCGCGTCGAGATCACCAAGGAATACGTCGAAGAGCGCCTGGCTTCGGTTTTGGAGTCGGAAGATTTGTCGCGCTACATCCTTTAG